CTGCTTCAGGGGATTTGACGATGGACTAAGAGGCTTTTAACTTCCTGAGACCATCCGCAATAAGAAGCCTCATCAGCACCTGATAAGGTATCCCTTTGCTCGCTGCAATCTCCTTGAGTTCCTTTAACATCTCTTCTTCCAAGGCAATGCTAGTAGGCTTACGGCGCGCACCCTTGAGACGACTAAGACCAGCAAGGATCTCTTTAGTATCAAACTCAATTCGATCATATGTTTTTAAGCGCTTTACTGATTTCTTCATATAAACCTCTCTCTTTCCGACTAGCAGGACGGCCACTGATTGGTCGCACACGACCTTCACGCAAAGTAAAAACTACCGAAAGCATTCGACCTGTTTTACTTGGACCAATAATACATAGTCGCTCCTCAACTACGGCTGGAGTTACCTGCCTACCCAGCGGAACTGCCATCTTCAACTCAAACAAAGATTCAATTTCATCCGTTCCAACATCATGCTTTCGGGAACTTTTCTGACTATTGCCTGAATCCCACTCAAACTCAAAGCCGGATGACTGTTGATACCAATAAGCTAGCCAAAGTAAGAACTTAAACTGTGCCATTGTAAGCCTTCGCACCAGCAGCCGCCTGACAACGCACATGTATTACACTATAGTACACTATACTAACGCAAATGACAATCATGATAACCTTAAGAAATATGATAAGATAATTGAATACCCTAAATCGTCGGGTGCCGAACGTACTGCAAGGTGGGGACCCTTGGGGTGGGCCCTTTTGCCTATTTTTTTGGTCATTTTTCGGACTGAAAATGATTACCGAGAGAAAACGTCAGAGCCGCCACAGGATTTCCCCCATAGACCTCTGAGATTCGCGCGTCTTCTAATTCAATTGCGCTAGCCTTTTTAATATTGCTCAAGAGCTCTATTCTAAAATGAGCTCTTGATACTTCTCTTTGTGATCTTGAAGATATTGAGGGAAGTCTTTTCCGATCTTTACGAACTCAGAATCCAGCTCTTGACCATATAGACTTCCACCCTTGCGAAGCACTTCTTCAATACGCTTTGGATCTTTGAAATCCACGACGTTGTGTTCTGTGTGCGCATAAGCTTCGATCTTTTCGATCACCTTTTTCACTCCGCCAAGATAACTGAAATGCCAGCCACCTTCCGAGATGATAGTGACTTTTTTAGAGCCTTGGCGCTCTCCACGAAGAAGACGTGCTTTTTGCACTGTCTTTAAATCTTTATATTGCAACATCACCGTGCCCTGCCATGGCATATAGCCATTGTAGACTTCAATAGGCTCTGGATATTTTTTGATAAAGCAATTGAGGTAATAGTAATAAAGTCTTTGTTGGAAAACCTTGATGCCTGGTTTATCAGCATATTGTTTTACCAACTCAGGACGCGGGATTTCGTCCACATCTGAAATAATGATGACATCGTCAGGCTTGCAGTTTTTCAGGCCGCGTTTGATTTGCTCTTTTTGATGATCGTCATAATCCCAAGTCGTCGGCACGCGAAACTTGGCAAAGAATCCAGGGTATTCATCAACAACAATATGCTCAATTTTATGCAAGAAAGGCTTGAAACGCTCTTTGTTTTGCTCAAAAAACAACGGCTTTTCAGCTTTTTGGAAGGTGCGAGTGGCCTCGACCAGGACAAAGCGATCCACTACCGAATCCAAAGTATTCAGACGGATCTCTAAAAGATCGAGCTCATTAAAGAATGCAAAACAGTCGTAGATCATGCTATCCTCGTATGCGTATGACTATGCCTTACCAAAAAATCCTTGTCATTAAAACTCGCGCAATTGGAGACACCGTTATTTGGACCTCCGCCCTTGCTAAGCTGCGTAAGGCGTATCCCCATGCCGAGATTCACGCCCTGACCTATGGCATGAACAAGGACATCTTGCTCAATAGTCAGCTCATCAACAAGCTCCATTTGGTCGACGCGAAATCAAAATCGGATTTTGTTAAAAAGCTTTGGCAGTTGCGTAAAGAAAAATTTGATCTTCTTCTGGGCTTTCACGTTTCTGGAAGCCTTTGTAAGTTTGCCTGGCTTACGGGCGCCAAAGAGATCGTCTTGCACCACCACAGCTTGCATAGAACCCCCTTCCTTTCGAGCAAAAAGGTGCCCCATGCTGGCGACCTTGAAGACGCCATTACGCGTGACTACCGGGTTCTGGAAGCGATTGGCCTCGATCCTGAACACGAACTGACTAAAATTGATCTTTCACCAGAGGAAGCTGAGTTCGCTCAGAGTTTAACCCACGAAAAAATCGTGGCAGCCGGTGGCGATCCCGACAAGAAAAGATTCATCTTTCTTCCCGGGGCCTCTTATTCATTGAAGATTTACCCAAAAGATCTTTGGGTCGAGGTCGTTAAAAAAATCAAATCCGAAGGCCACTATCAGCCTCTGATTTTATGCGATCAGAAAATTTCAAAAGAATGGAACCTGCCAGAACTTGCTAAAGAACTCGGCGTCCCCTTGATTGATGATGTCAGCCTTCGTAAATTCATTGCGCTAATTTCTACAGGTTCGGTGACTTTATCAAACGACTCCAGCCCTGGTCATATCTCTGTGGCTCTTGGCGTGCGCACGCACTTCTTGTTTGGCCCTGCCTGTATTGGAGACTGGTTCTGCTATGACAAGAACTTGCACACCTATCACCGCGTGGATGTCCCGTGCCGCATTCAAGGCCCGCGCGACCGCGAGCAATTCCAGTTCTGCACGGTCACAGAATGCAGCCATCACAGCTGCATGAGAAAAATTAAACTATTGGATATTCAAAACTGGTAAACCGCGAAGGTACCTGCTTCCTATTTGTTCAAAATAGAAAGCAATGACCGCAAAAAGATGTACTTATTTAAACCAATAGGAAGCAGGTACCTTTTAGGCGATGCCCATCGCGCGAAGGCCTTGTACCAAGCCTACCGCCAAGAAGTAGGCGACCACGTTGAAAAGTATCAACTGTGTCAGCGCCATCTTTAGCGAGCCGCTTTCGCGGACTTGTACGGCAAACGTGGACATGCACTGAAGTGCAATCATAAAGAAGACAATAAGCCCCAGAACACTGCTGACTGTGAAGATCTTTTGGCCCTGGGTATTCACCGCATCCGCCATGGTTTTCAACATGGATTCCTGCTGAGTGTCTTCGTTTTTGTCGGTGACATTAAAGACAATAGCCATCGAAGAAACAAACACCTCACGCGCTGCAAATGCAGAGAGCAAGCCCACACCAACACGCCAGTCTACACCCATCGGCGACATGACGGGCTCCATAACATGGCCCATTTGTCCCGCGTAGCTAGTTTGCAATCTTTGAGAGTCTTCCGCCTGATAGTTCGGGAAATTGGTTCCGGCCCAGATCAAGATCGCGAAAATAAAGATCGGCGGCCCCGCGCGTTTCACGTAAGACATCGTGCGAGTCAAAGACTGACGAAGCAAGACACGGAATTTAGGTTTGCGATAAATCGGCAGTTCCATCATAAAAAACGACGTGTCTGTTTTCGGCAAAAATCTATTTACAATTCCAGCCGCAATTCCACCGATAACCAAAGCCCCTAGATACAAGAATGCGAGTGCAAATCCCGCCTGCCATGCCGGCTTCCCGTGAAACAAGAAGGCCAACAACAAGGCATAGATCGGCAAGCGCGCAGAACAAGTCATCAAAGGGATCACAAAGGATGTGATCCAACGATCACGGCTTGAAGAGATATTGCGAGTTGCAATGATCGCAGGAACCGCACAGGCAAACCCAGACAACACCGGAACAAACGAACGTCCGCTCATCCCCAGCGCCGAAAAAGGTCGGTCAATCAAAGTCGCGGCACGCGCCAAGTAGCCCGAACTTTCCAAAAGTCCGATACCAAAGAAAAGAATAAAGATCTGCGGTACGAAAACCATCGCCGCACCCATGCTGGCAATGATTCCATTCGCTAAGAAATTCGACCACAATGAATCAGGAGCCATATGCAAGACCGCTTGATTCATAAAACTAAACGCCTGATCCACCCAATCCATCAAAGGAGCTGCGGCCCAGAAGATAGAAGAGAACAACAGCCCCATGATACCGATGAACATCACCAAACCAAACCATGGATGCAACAGGATGCGATCGATCGTTTCGGTATTCTTAACGATATGATTCAAACGATCTTCCGCATGATCCGTTTTGTGCGTCAAAGCCTCGCCGGCGATTTTCTCGCACTCTTTAAGCTTTTCATCCAAGACTTCAAAACCCCAATAGACGGGCTTCACCACCGAGGACTCTTTGGGAATCTTCTTTGCTTCTGCAACGATTTCCAAAAGTCCACCAGCCAGCAATCCATCAAATTGCAAAACCGGGCACCCCAAAGTTTTACGTAGATAGTCCATGTCGATCTCAATGCCTTCTCTGCGAAGAAGATCGGCCATCGTCACAACCACGATCATCGGGAAGCCAGTCTCTTTCACCTGCAAAGCCAATTGCAAATGGCGAGACATTTGAGTTCCATCAATTACGACGATGATGCCATTTACTTTCCCAAATTCAGGACTGTTGTAAATCGCTTTCAACGTCACTTCTTCATCCGCACTCTTAGGATGCAAAGAGTATGTTCCCGGCGTATCCATCGCAGAAAAGCCCTCACCAAGATGAGAAGCCAATTTACCGACAGAGTACTCAACCGTTGCTCCAGGATAATTCACCGTTTTAAAACGTGATCCGGTCAGCCAGTTGTAGAGAGTTGTTTTTCCAGAATTAGGGGCACCGACAAGAGCAATTGCCAATTCAGAAGATTGAGTTTGATCGTTTACTTGAGTGTGATTGTCGCGCATTGCGCTTCCTCATTTCGAAGAGCCAAGAAGCTGGTTTTAAAGCGCACCAAAAGAGGTCCGCCGAACGGGGCTCTTCCTAAGATTGTAACCAACATACCTGCATGCAAACCCATCTCATGAAGACGTTC
This DNA window, taken from Bdellovibrio svalbardensis, encodes the following:
- the feoB gene encoding ferrous iron transporter B; this translates as MRDNHTQVNDQTQSSELAIALVGAPNSGKTTLYNWLTGSRFKTVNYPGATVEYSVGKLASHLGEGFSAMDTPGTYSLHPKSADEEVTLKAIYNSPEFGKVNGIIVVIDGTQMSRHLQLALQVKETGFPMIVVVTMADLLRREGIEIDMDYLRKTLGCPVLQFDGLLAGGLLEIVAEAKKIPKESSVVKPVYWGFEVLDEKLKECEKIAGEALTHKTDHAEDRLNHIVKNTETIDRILLHPWFGLVMFIGIMGLLFSSIFWAAAPLMDWVDQAFSFMNQAVLHMAPDSLWSNFLANGIIASMGAAMVFVPQIFILFFGIGLLESSGYLARAATLIDRPFSALGMSGRSFVPVLSGFACAVPAIIATRNISSSRDRWITSFVIPLMTCSARLPIYALLLAFLFHGKPAWQAGFALAFLYLGALVIGGIAAGIVNRFLPKTDTSFFMMELPIYRKPKFRVLLRQSLTRTMSYVKRAGPPIFIFAILIWAGTNFPNYQAEDSQRLQTSYAGQMGHVMEPVMSPMGVDWRVGVGLLSAFAAREVFVSSMAIVFNVTDKNEDTQQESMLKTMADAVNTQGQKIFTVSSVLGLIVFFMIALQCMSTFAVQVRESGSLKMALTQLILFNVVAYFLAVGLVQGLRAMGIA
- a CDS encoding FeoA family protein; translated protein: MTLLDLSLKPGQTVKIQSLGGEDLIRERLHEMGLHAGMLVTILGRAPFGGPLLVRFKTSFLALRNEEAQCATITLK
- a CDS encoding BrnT family toxin — encoded protein: MAQFKFLLWLAYWYQQSSGFEFEWDSGNSQKSSRKHDVGTDEIESLFELKMAVPLGRQVTPAVVEERLCIIGPSKTGRMLSVVFTLREGRVRPISGRPASRKERGLYEEISKALKNI
- a CDS encoding glycosyltransferase family 9 protein; translation: MRMTMPYQKILVIKTRAIGDTVIWTSALAKLRKAYPHAEIHALTYGMNKDILLNSQLINKLHLVDAKSKSDFVKKLWQLRKEKFDLLLGFHVSGSLCKFAWLTGAKEIVLHHHSLHRTPFLSSKKVPHAGDLEDAITRDYRVLEAIGLDPEHELTKIDLSPEEAEFAQSLTHEKIVAAGGDPDKKRFIFLPGASYSLKIYPKDLWVEVVKKIKSEGHYQPLILCDQKISKEWNLPELAKELGVPLIDDVSLRKFIALISTGSVTLSNDSSPGHISVALGVRTHFLFGPACIGDWFCYDKNLHTYHRVDVPCRIQGPRDREQFQFCTVTECSHHSCMRKIKLLDIQNW
- a CDS encoding glycosyltransferase family 17 protein; the protein is MIYDCFAFFNELDLLEIRLNTLDSVVDRFVLVEATRTFQKAEKPLFFEQNKERFKPFLHKIEHIVVDEYPGFFAKFRVPTTWDYDDHQKEQIKRGLKNCKPDDVIIISDVDEIPRPELVKQYADKPGIKVFQQRLYYYYLNCFIKKYPEPIEVYNGYMPWQGTVMLQYKDLKTVQKARLLRGERQGSKKVTIISEGGWHFSYLGGVKKVIEKIEAYAHTEHNVVDFKDPKRIEEVLRKGGSLYGQELDSEFVKIGKDFPQYLQDHKEKYQELILE
- a CDS encoding CopG family antitoxin; amino-acid sequence: MKKSVKRLKTYDRIEFDTKEILAGLSRLKGARRKPTSIALEEEMLKELKEIAASKGIPYQVLMRLLIADGLRKLKAS